A single genomic interval of Melanotaenia boesemani isolate fMelBoe1 chromosome 4, fMelBoe1.pri, whole genome shotgun sequence harbors:
- the cep44 gene encoding centrosomal protein of 44 kDa isoform X2 produces the protein MLSTGDVQSCLRKLEVLLRSIKYPENVDYDGLSKGDPSAFLPIMSFTLTTFSPAFAEQLIKAGLELSGKTDLRFTDTLYKVLRDVFHYKPVLTKQQFLLTGFSQRKLSFLCDLINLVLHKHKQLNKPRVRCPMSNRNISVDVHPSQTDADNVPKKKNQPTFIANPILTEASSHHNVTCASDVKFHSYDSSGNETNQLQEGKELEEENVWSSEVEGRLSALEAQIQSHLSEFSRLSLLEKRIEELEKRRTTDENGGQNVVISRESWENLMSRVLLLETKLELGSTQFNASLPTQSSTFSSSSISDPSTEALTARLDKITNMLKTTSDLLKNSESADTSSK, from the exons ATGCTTTCTACTGGAGATGTCCAAAGTTGTCTTCGGAAACTGGAAGTTCTTCTGCGATCGATCAAGTACCCTGAAAATGTCGACTATGATGG GCTTTCCAAAGGAGATCCATCAGCTTTTCTGCCTATAATGAGTTTCACCCTCACCACCTTCTCTCCAGCTTTTGCGGAGCAGCTCATAAAAGCTGGACTGGAACTGAGTGGCAAAACCGACCTACGATTCACTGACACTCTTTATAAG GTGCTGCGAGATGTCTTCCACTATAAGCCCGTCCTGACCAAACAGCAGTTCCTCCTGACTGGTTTCTCTCAGAggaaactttcttttctttgtgatCTCATTAACTTGgtcctgcacaaacacaaacagctgaacaAG CCTAGAGTCCGATGCCCCATGTCAAACAGAAATATCAGCGTGGACGTTCATCCATCCCAGACTGATGCAGATAAT GTGCCCAAGAAGAAGAACCAGCCCACTTTTATTGCAAATCCAATCCTCACAGAAGCATCTTCCCACCACAACGTAACCTGTGCCTCTGATGTCAAGTTCCATTCGTATGATTCTTCTGGAAATGAGACCAACCAGCTGCAAGAAGGAaaagagctggaggaggaaaACGTCTGG tCGTCGGAGGTAGAAGGAAGACTCTCAGCATTGGAGGCTCAAATCCAGAGTCATCTTTCGGAGTTCAGTAGACTCAGTCTTCTGGAGAAACGTATAGAGGAACTGGAGAAGCGTAGAACGACGGATGAG AATGGCGGACAAAATGTCGTCATATCCAGAGAAAGCTGGGAAAATCTGATGAGCAGAGTTCTCCTCCTAGAAACTAAACTTGAACTCGGCAGCACACAG ttCAATGCCTCACTCCCGACCCAGTCATCCACCTTCTCCAGTTCTTCCATTTCTGATCCATCAACG GAGGCCCTGACAGCCAGGCTGGATAAGATCACCAACAT gTTGAAAACTACTTCTGATCTCCTGAAGAACAGCGAGTCCGCTGACACATCCAGCAAATAA
- the fbxo8 gene encoding F-box only protein 8 isoform X6, with amino-acid sequence MGQALWRLPPRQQLELQEELVDHLSDQGGGGKQEPGKDGGSQRRAPQHCYGPDIYHLLRTRRGGKEQHGFIDLDMLPPELGITILSYLNATDLCLAGCVWQDLGNDEYLWQGLCKSTWGHCSIYNRKLPAGFSYRRLYLQLDEGSLTFNANPQEGISYFMSKGILADHPTELAKFIFYTRRLNWKMLRIYLDERRDVLDELVTLHNFSNQFLPNALRDFFRHIHAPEERGEYLETLITKFSHRFCTCNPGLVHDLGLSPGGTRGNLMERRTGALWMT; translated from the exons ATGGGTCAAGCACTGTGGAGGTTACCTCCTCGACAACAGCTGGAGCTTCAGGAAGAACTAGTAGACCACCTGTCTGACCAAGGAGGAGGCGGGAAACAAGAACCAG GGAAAGATGGAGGTTCCCAGAGAAGAGCTCCGCAGCATTGCTATGGTCCTGACATCTACCATCTACTAAGAACACGTAGGGGAG GTAAAgagcagcatggcttcatagATTTGGATATGTTGCCACCTGAATTGGGTATTACCATACTGTCATACCTGAATGCTACGGATCTGTGCCTGGCTGGCTGTGTGTGGCAGGACTTGGGAAATGATGAATATCTCTGGCAGGG GCTGTGCAAGTCCACATGGGGGCACTGCTCCATTTACAACAGAAAACTACCTGCCGGTTTCTCCTACAGAAGACTGTACCTGCAGCTAGATGAAGGCAGCTTGACATTCAATGCTAACCCACAAGAG GGTATAAGCTATTTCATGTCTAAAGGTATTCTAGCAGATCATCCGACAGAGCTGGCTAAGTTCATTTTCTACACCAGACGGCTCAACTGGAAGATGCTGAGGATTTACCTCGACGAGAG GCGGGATGTCTTGGATGAGTTGGTGACCCTTCATAACTTCAGTAACCAGTTCCTCCCTAATGCTCTACGGGATTTTTTCAGACACATCCACGCACCTGAGGAGAGAGGAGAGTATCTGGAAACCCTCATTACCAAGTTCAGTCACAGGTTTTGTACCTGTAATCCTGGGCTGGTCCATGACCTTGGCCTTAGTCCTG GTGGCACCAGAGGAAATCTCATGGAACGAAGGACGGGCGCTCTATGGATGACATGA
- the cep44 gene encoding centrosomal protein of 44 kDa isoform X1, with translation MLSTGDVQSCLRKLEVLLRSIKYPENVDYDGLSKGDPSAFLPIMSFTLTTFSPAFAEQLIKAGLELSGKTDLRFTDTLYKVLRDVFHYKPVLTKQQFLLTGFSQRKLSFLCDLINLVLHKHKQLNKVRSHLFIQPRVRCPMSNRNISVDVHPSQTDADNVPKKKNQPTFIANPILTEASSHHNVTCASDVKFHSYDSSGNETNQLQEGKELEEENVWSSEVEGRLSALEAQIQSHLSEFSRLSLLEKRIEELEKRRTTDENGGQNVVISRESWENLMSRVLLLETKLELGSTQFNASLPTQSSTFSSSSISDPSTEALTARLDKITNMLKTTSDLLKNSESADTSSK, from the exons ATGCTTTCTACTGGAGATGTCCAAAGTTGTCTTCGGAAACTGGAAGTTCTTCTGCGATCGATCAAGTACCCTGAAAATGTCGACTATGATGG GCTTTCCAAAGGAGATCCATCAGCTTTTCTGCCTATAATGAGTTTCACCCTCACCACCTTCTCTCCAGCTTTTGCGGAGCAGCTCATAAAAGCTGGACTGGAACTGAGTGGCAAAACCGACCTACGATTCACTGACACTCTTTATAAG GTGCTGCGAGATGTCTTCCACTATAAGCCCGTCCTGACCAAACAGCAGTTCCTCCTGACTGGTTTCTCTCAGAggaaactttcttttctttgtgatCTCATTAACTTGgtcctgcacaaacacaaacagctgaacaAGGTACGCAGTCATCTGTTCATTCAG CCTAGAGTCCGATGCCCCATGTCAAACAGAAATATCAGCGTGGACGTTCATCCATCCCAGACTGATGCAGATAAT GTGCCCAAGAAGAAGAACCAGCCCACTTTTATTGCAAATCCAATCCTCACAGAAGCATCTTCCCACCACAACGTAACCTGTGCCTCTGATGTCAAGTTCCATTCGTATGATTCTTCTGGAAATGAGACCAACCAGCTGCAAGAAGGAaaagagctggaggaggaaaACGTCTGG tCGTCGGAGGTAGAAGGAAGACTCTCAGCATTGGAGGCTCAAATCCAGAGTCATCTTTCGGAGTTCAGTAGACTCAGTCTTCTGGAGAAACGTATAGAGGAACTGGAGAAGCGTAGAACGACGGATGAG AATGGCGGACAAAATGTCGTCATATCCAGAGAAAGCTGGGAAAATCTGATGAGCAGAGTTCTCCTCCTAGAAACTAAACTTGAACTCGGCAGCACACAG ttCAATGCCTCACTCCCGACCCAGTCATCCACCTTCTCCAGTTCTTCCATTTCTGATCCATCAACG GAGGCCCTGACAGCCAGGCTGGATAAGATCACCAACAT gTTGAAAACTACTTCTGATCTCCTGAAGAACAGCGAGTCCGCTGACACATCCAGCAAATAA
- the fbxo8 gene encoding F-box only protein 8 isoform X5 has product MGQALWRLPPRQQLELQEELVDHLSDQGGGGKQEPGKDGGSQRRAPQHCYGPDIYHLLRTRRGGKEQHGFIDLDMLPPELGITILSYLNATDLCLAGCVWQDLGNDEYLWQGLCKSTWGHCSIYNRKLPAGFSYRRLYLQLDEGSLTFNANPQEGISYFMSKGILADHPTELAKFIFYTRRLNWKMLRIYLDERRDVLDELVTLHNFSNQFLPNALRDFFRHIHAPEERGEYLETLITKFSHRFCTCNPGLVHDLGLSPGQHTQGVIRVISPRGREGDQTDWFINGRKLSSKQQVHRSKI; this is encoded by the exons ATGGGTCAAGCACTGTGGAGGTTACCTCCTCGACAACAGCTGGAGCTTCAGGAAGAACTAGTAGACCACCTGTCTGACCAAGGAGGAGGCGGGAAACAAGAACCAG GGAAAGATGGAGGTTCCCAGAGAAGAGCTCCGCAGCATTGCTATGGTCCTGACATCTACCATCTACTAAGAACACGTAGGGGAG GTAAAgagcagcatggcttcatagATTTGGATATGTTGCCACCTGAATTGGGTATTACCATACTGTCATACCTGAATGCTACGGATCTGTGCCTGGCTGGCTGTGTGTGGCAGGACTTGGGAAATGATGAATATCTCTGGCAGGG GCTGTGCAAGTCCACATGGGGGCACTGCTCCATTTACAACAGAAAACTACCTGCCGGTTTCTCCTACAGAAGACTGTACCTGCAGCTAGATGAAGGCAGCTTGACATTCAATGCTAACCCACAAGAG GGTATAAGCTATTTCATGTCTAAAGGTATTCTAGCAGATCATCCGACAGAGCTGGCTAAGTTCATTTTCTACACCAGACGGCTCAACTGGAAGATGCTGAGGATTTACCTCGACGAGAG GCGGGATGTCTTGGATGAGTTGGTGACCCTTCATAACTTCAGTAACCAGTTCCTCCCTAATGCTCTACGGGATTTTTTCAGACACATCCACGCACCTGAGGAGAGAGGAGAGTATCTGGAAACCCTCATTACCAAGTTCAGTCACAGGTTTTGTACCTGTAATCCTGGGCTGGTCCATGACCTTGGCCTTAGTCCTG gaCAACACACACAAGGCGTCATAAGGGTCATTTCCCCTCGAGGGCGTGAAGGAGACCAGacggactggtttataaatggtaGAAAGTTGTCGTCAAAGCAACAGGTCCACAgatctaaaatataa